In Planctomycetia bacterium, one DNA window encodes the following:
- a CDS encoding N-acetylmuramoyl-L-alanine amidase, whose product MRRLYKNAARVRGRRVGILSLTGLALVVAASSGCSSQKATIAQMDPYLGQRPPESRPLPPRETPRIAPPVARGGPNLGWMPPGGISNRWKCVVVHHSANDKSTPEGMRNWHMNGRGWDELGYHFVIGNGIGYGDGAVYVGARWAQQKHGAHCKTPNNFYNDHGIGICLIGNLDAHPPTPRQMEALGRLVSFLCDKTGVPTSKVFTHGGVTNKTACPGRYFSLPGLKRLLAPGRSADATELVSEDVIETDLGIIP is encoded by the coding sequence GACGGGGTTGGCCCTGGTGGTCGCCGCATCAAGCGGCTGCTCATCGCAGAAGGCGACCATCGCACAGATGGATCCGTATCTGGGTCAGCGGCCGCCGGAGTCTCGACCGTTGCCGCCGCGGGAGACGCCGCGCATCGCGCCGCCCGTCGCGCGCGGCGGGCCGAACCTCGGCTGGATGCCGCCGGGCGGAATCTCCAATCGCTGGAAATGCGTAGTGGTGCATCATTCGGCCAACGACAAATCAACCCCGGAGGGGATGCGCAACTGGCACATGAACGGCCGCGGCTGGGATGAGCTGGGCTATCACTTCGTGATCGGCAACGGCATCGGCTATGGAGACGGCGCGGTGTACGTCGGCGCGCGGTGGGCGCAGCAGAAGCACGGCGCGCACTGCAAGACGCCCAACAACTTCTACAACGACCACGGAATCGGCATTTGTCTAATCGGCAATCTCGATGCGCACCCGCCGACGCCCAGGCAGATGGAAGCGCTGGGGAGGCTGGTCAGCTTTCTATGTGACAAGACAGGTGTGCCGACCTCGAAGGTCTTCACCCACGGCGGCGTGACCAACAAAACCGCCTGCCCCGGTCGCTATTTCTCGCTGCCCGGTCTAAAACGGCTCCTCGCTCCCGGTCGCTCGGCCGACGCGACGGAACTGGTCTCGGAAGACGTCATCGAGACGGACCTGGGCATCATTCCCTGA